The Xenopus tropicalis strain Nigerian chromosome 2, UCB_Xtro_10.0, whole genome shotgun sequence genome window below encodes:
- the ing1 gene encoding inhibitor of growth protein 1, with protein MLSPANGEHIHMVNYVEDYLDSIESLPFDLQRNVSLMREIDAKYQEILKELDDYYEKFKRESDSGQKKRLLQFIQRALIRSQELGDDKIQIVSQMVELVENRTRQVDSHVELFETCQDLNDSTSNSSKNNQEKPKNEAIAQTEKSSNKRSRRQRNNENRENSTINHDHDDLSSGTPKEKKSKPSKKKKRSKAKAEREASPADLPIDPNEPTYCLCNQVSYGEMIGCDNEECPIEWFHFSCVGLNHKPKGKWYCPECRGENEKTMGKALEKSKKERTYNR; from the exons ATGCTGAGCCCGGCAAACGGAGAGCACATTCACATGGTCAACTATGTGGAGGATTACCTAGACTCCATCGAGTCTCTGCCTTTTGATCTCCAAAGAAATGTATCTTTGATGAGGGAGATCGACGCCAAATACCAAG AAATCCTAAAAGAATTGGATGACTACTATGAAAAGTTTAAACGTGAATCGGATTCAGGCCAGAAAAAGCGACTTTTGCAATTTATCCAGCGAGCTCTTATTCGTAGTCAAGAACTCGGTGATGACAAAATCCAGATAGTAAGCCAAATGGTGGAGTTGGTTGAGAACAGGACAAGGCAGGTAGACAGCCACGTGGAACTGTTTGAGACTTGCCAGGATTTAAATGACAGTACAAGCAACAGCAGCAAAAACAACCAGGAAAAACCCAAAAATGAGGCCATTGCCCAGACCGAGAAGTCCAGCAATAAAAGATCAAGGAGACAGCGGAACAATGAAAATAGAGAGAATTCAACCATCAACCATGACCACGATGACCTCAGTTCAGGAACGCCCAAGGAAAAGAAGTCAAAACCATCAAAGAAGAAAAAGAGGTCCAAAGCCAAAGCTGAACGAGAGGCCTCCCCTGCCGATCTTCCAATTGATCCTAATGAACCCACATACTGTCTGTGCAATCAAGTTTCATATGGAGAAATGATTGGCTGTGATAATGAGGAATGCCCCATTGAGTGGTTTCACTTTTCTTGTGTTGGACTAAATCATAAACCGAAAGGAAAATGGTACTGTCCTGAATGTAGAGGAGAGAATGAAAAAACCATGGGAAAAGCACTTGAGAAGTCTAAAAAAGAAAGGACATATAATAGGTAG